A section of the Castanea sativa cultivar Marrone di Chiusa Pesio chromosome 12, ASM4071231v1 genome encodes:
- the LOC142618376 gene encoding F-box protein PP2-B10-like has product MVSLSQRNGFPELPEECIANILSWTTPKEAGRAGAVDPLFRAAAESDTVWNRMLPSDWQAIIAQSVTPLNFPSLKHLFLSLSDNPILIDGATKSFFLEKLSGKKCYLLSARELSITWGNGDTPQYWNWISLPEESRFPEVAELRFVWWFNISGRMSTSMLSPKTNYAAYLVFKRTDRAYGFDDPPPRASVGTTGGGGVHQQTVGLGLPVMEPNQQHQIVPPPQQHASRPKQREDGWLEIELGHFFNEGGEDDELQIRLWELEAGTMKTGLIVEGIEIRPTKG; this is encoded by the exons ATGGTTTCTCTTTCCCAAAGGAATGGGTTTCCAGAATTACCAGAGGAATGCATAGCCAACATACTATCATGGACGACTCCTAAGGAAGCCGGCAGAGCCGGTGCGGTTGATCCTCTGTTCCGTGCGGCTGCCGAGTCAGACACTGTCTGGAATAGAATGTTGCCGTCTGATTGGCAAGCCATCATTGCCCAATCTGTGACTCCCTTGAATTTCCCTTCTCTGAAAcacctcttcctctctctctccgaTAATCCAATCCTCATTGATGGAGCCACAAAG AGctttttcttggaaaaattgAGTGGCAAGAAATGTTACCTTCTCTCTGCCAGGGAGCTGAGCATTACATGGGGAAATGGTGACACTCCTCAGTATTGGAATTGGATTTCTCTACCAGAAGAATCCAG GTTCCCAGAGGTAGCGGAACTTCGTTTTGTGTGGTGGTTTAACATCAGTGGCAGGATGAGTACTTCCATGCTATCTCCTAAAACAAACTATGCTGCTTACCTTGTGTTCAAAAGGACAGATAGAGCCTATGGATTTGATGACCCTCCTCCAAGGGCTTCAGTTGGAACTACTGGAGGTGGTGGAGTTCATCAACAAACTGTTGGTTTGGGCCTGCCTGTCATGGAGCCAAACCAGCAACACCAGATTGTACCTCCACCGCAGCAGCATGCTTCACGTCCCAAGCAGAGAGAAGATGGATGGTTAGAGATTGAGTTGGGTCATTTTTTCAATGAGGGAGGAGAAGATGATGAACTGCAGATTAGACTTTGGGAGTTAGAAGCTGGTACCATGAAGACTGGCCTCATTGTTGAAGGGATCGAGATCAGGCCAACAAAGGGTTAG